Part of the Cherax quadricarinatus isolate ZL_2023a chromosome 87, ASM3850222v1, whole genome shotgun sequence genome, ccacgcccccacccACTCCCCAAGTTACTGCTGGAACCCCCATCAGCATCGTTATTCTGGTTGGCATCGCCATCCTCTTCATCAACTGTTGCGCTATGGGTGGCGTGTATTATCAAAGGGACAAAATCAGACACCAGTCTAGATTACTAAAGAAAAATCTTCGGCCTCGTAAAGCTGATGATTCTGAGGAAAGAGTGTCGGAAACCGCTGCATCAAGTGTTTCAAAGATCAAATCACACAGGAAGAAAGGCAGCAGAAGTGACTATGAATTGAGCGATGAAATACATTCTGATACTGTGTCTCGAGCCTCTGCTGTGTCCAGAGAGGCGACACTGAAAAGAAAACACTCTCAGGCATCACACGACTCAGTCTCTAAGCAAGAGACTCCAAAAGGCTCTCTTAAAAGCAGCAAAAGTCCCAAGAGTGGTCACAGAAGAAACAAGAGTGAGACCTCAATATATAGCGAAATTGGGAAGACGGCTGAGGTTGACATTCACGCTGAGGCAACTGGAGCCTCACGCTCTCCACACCGTAAGAACCCCACCGTCAAGTTTATCACAATGAGTGCAAACCTTCCCCCTAAAGCTCTGACCAAGAGTACCACTTCCATTTCATCTAAAGCGTCAATCAAGAGCAACACTTCTCATGCGTCTGTGAAGAGCACTGCTTCCCGTTCCTCGGTCAAAAGCACATCATCAGAAAATCGCCTTAAAAAGAACGCGAGTTGCCAAAGTTTACCCACAGCAGAATACACTTGGGGTATAACTCCAGAGATGACAATGTCAGAGAGAGATGACCCTGATGGACGAGACGATCAGCGAGGTCCTGCTGACAGACAGCAAACTTTTGCAGCCTTGCAAAAATTCAATTATCCAAAAGTGTTGCCCCAGCCACGCGAAGGCATCCATGCTGCTACCTTGCCAAAGATGCGGCCACCTCCCCCACCCCGATCGACCTCCCTTACGGCCCGGGATATTCAAGAATTTGAGAACAGAATTCGCGTTGTTTACCGTAAAAAGAGAATCCCACGAAGAGATGTTTCTACAGACTCATGTGATCTTAGTGCAGTAGATAACATTTACCTGATCGGGGCAGATGCAGTGCCCCCTAGTTCCATGTATGGAGCTCCTGCTGCCACAGCAACGGTAAGCAGATCAAGGCCTCGTAAGAATGACGGAGCTACTGATTATGGACATACCGGCACCTCTGCCGAATTCGTTCGCTCGGGTCCTTTAGGTGAGTATGGACGATCAGCTATCGCAGCTGATTATGGGACATCTGTAGGTGCAGTGGACTATGGTTGTCAGGGGGTCGGCCCATTATATGGTGGGTACGCAACCTACGAGCCAACATAcgcgtacaaggataataatgtTCTCTCTTCTCCAAAGACTCCTACTTCcccacagcctggagaacagACCAAATCCTTTGGGTCTTATGGCGAGCCTCGTGTGCCTCGTGGACCACTTGCTACCTTCGGCAAGACAAGTAATCATTCTCCAGGAGATGGGGCGGCTAAACCAGAGCAAGGGCGCTCACGCCCAACTTACGAGAGTACTGCTACGTATACACCAGTGCCAAACAGTGCAGCAGTAGTCACGGCTGCTGCACAGACTGCTTTGGCTACTGCTACAGCCCCAGCTTTTGTTGGTGCATCCAATAGCACCAGATCTGCGCCTCGAAGTCCTGTCTCTCCTGCGCCAGCGCCCGCTGCCACACACACAGTGGCTGTAAGACAGCAGTACTCCACCACCTCTGGCTCTGATACAGGTACAGTTTATGAACAGAGCGAGAACACTGGAACGATAAAACGCAAGAAATCAATAAAAAAAGACAGTGTAACCAAACCAGTAGTCGCTCAAGACCCAGAGAAATCATACGATAAGCCCCTGAAAGGCGTGTTGAAGCAGACTTCCGCCTACGACAAACCCAAACCACTAATGGCAAAAGCACCGGGTGCGTCTCCAAGCCCCTCCGCGTCCAGCCTCAGCAGCAGCGGCACCAGCATAGAAGTTGGCAGTAGTGCCAGTGAAGCACCACACAGTCCCATCCTGAAGACCCAAGAACCCCACCAAAAGACCCAGGAGTACCTCCAAAAGACCCATGACGACCTCCAAAAGAATCATGAACCCTTGCAAAAGACCCTCCAAAAGACATCCTCTATGAAAAAGGGGACCCGAGTGGCCACTCCAGGCATCAGACGCAAGAATAAAAGTGACAACCAGACCAGCAAACCCATGCAGACAGACTCAACGAACTGAGCACTGTAGACACTCGCCGAAATGGGCACTCTACTATCTCAAGAACCTTCCTTGTTGATCCCGGGTTTCGCTCGGGAATTGTGTTTGTGCAGTCGTAAACGTTGTTCAGGTTCGTAACAATAAGTAGACTCTTCTGTTTGAGTTCCTTCTTAATATTAGAAGGAAAAAGAAAAAGACTCAGGATTTTGGTATATTTAAGGTTCCCAGGTTCTCATATTCCAAGTTAATTACTGAGGCGAGGAATAGAAATCAGGGTCTCATAAGTGTTGGTCCATCTGGTGGTGGTTTCCACTGGTGGTAGTATTTTGTTTGTCGGGTAAAATAAGATTTCATTCTTGATGACCAGCTCAGTGGAGCTTTTCAACATTTGACCGAAGCTTTCCACCGCCTACTGTccaattagtaaaaaaaaatcataaaacaaGATGTGATATTTACATTTCACTACACAGTTTATAAAGCTGTGGATCACTTTTTCGTGTCCCAGAATCACAATTTTCACCTACCCAGCCCATTTATACCTCGTGTTAGAGGCCCCGCTGACCCCATAATAAACCTTACCTCAACGGGGACCGACAGTCCAAGCAACAGATTTCAGTACCTTGGGAGTCCGCCTAACATAGTGCGTCTCATCCATTTGTGTTGTCGAAGTGGATGAGGGAAATTGTTCCTAGATCACGTCTATTTTTTACTCATAAAAGATTGTTTTATATTCATTCATACATGCCCATGACATTTTTGTATACTATAGACTCTTCTCCTGTCCAGGGATGGTATCATTCTCCATGATAATGATGCACCTCACTGTTAATTTGTGAGTAGCTCTTTCTATTTCTAGAAGGATTTTCGTAGCTGACAAGTGTTTATGATAATTCTGTTAGCAGCAAACGATATTTTAATAATTCACACGTCAGGAACATTGTTAATGTATAAGATATAACAAAATGTAACGCTTATATCAAATAATTTTCATAACTGAAGAAAAAATCCAAACACAGTTTATTGAAACCatacacgggtggggttagaacccgccatcagtcataaaactccagaccgacgcgctggccactgggccagctagcttcaataagattcatccaactaggtatgtttctacaccataggaaggttagcataggcaccactatgacgacaaatgcaagtttttacagacgaatctcttcTAGCATGGCCGTTCGTCACTGCCACGCTAGCGGGAGACTCGTCTGTAAAAATCTTGCATTtgttgtcacagtggtgcctatgctaacgttCCTATGGTGGgtaaatatacctagtttgatgactctttttgtggctagctggcccagtggttaacgcttcggtctggagtttaatgactctgatggcgggttctaaccccgcccatggtatggtttgtttgcaatcgtgtcattacgatttcgtgagacagttTATTTTTATCATGTTACATTTATTGTTTTACGATTGTAATTTTGTTTTTTACATTGAAATAGAATGTATTGCCAATACCACTCTTTCCTTCCCGTATATTACTTTGACAGAAAAATCTCAGACGAGATGCAAGTGGCAGACGAGATGCAAGTGAAGAAAAGATAGAGGAGGGTGCACGTCACGCTGATATTGAGACAACGTCTTTCTCTCTGTAGAACTCTCTCAAATTATGTGATAGCTTGAAACTCTTGAGTAACGTGACTTGGTAAGTCTCTACAGAGTGAAACTTTGTTCCAATAAAAGCCTTTCTTGCACCCTGCCTTTTTACTCACAATGTCACTCAATCATCCACCATGAGGATATAATGTGATTCGGCATCGACCTCTTCCTCCCTCGTTTCTTCTTCCCATGGATGTCGTTAGGTGGGGGACAGGATAAATGCCTGCTTCCCTATTTTTTGAAGTGGGAGAAACATCATATAAAAtcctcaacccctcccccccccaccacttTTTAAGAAGTAGCAGACTACAATTAaaaccaaattaaaaaaaaatcttgaatagATTTCGAGTATCAGACTTTaagtacataaatatatataatcctAAGCATGATTAAGAAAAATAATGACTACAGCTGAAGCCTTGGCTTCATTAATTCAAAGACAAATTGCAATAGTACttttatataaaataaatttCATTAAAAACCCTTTAAACCTATTTCTTTTGTTTTAAACCTACATTGAAAGcactatatgtatacatatatatatatatatatatatatatatatatatatatatatatatatatatatatatatatatatatatatatatatgtatacatatatatatatatatatatatatatatatatatatatattacttatttatgtgtgtatgagtgtggttgccggggtcgagactcagctcctggccccgcctcttccctgagtgctactaggtcatctctctccctgctccatgagttttatcatacctcatcttaaagctatgtatggttcctgcctccactgcctcacttgctaggctattccactgcctgactactctatgactgaagaaatacttcctaacatcccttcgactcatctgggtcttcaacttccaattgtgaccccttgtttctgtgtcccatctctggaacatcctgtctgtccaccttgtctattccacaaagtattttgtatgtcgttatcatgtctcccctgaccctcctgtcctccagtgtcgccagtccgtgtgtgtgtgtatactcgcctagttatgtttgcaggggtcgagttatagttcctggctccgcctcttcactggccgctactgggtcactctccctgcaccatgagcttcgtcatacctcttctaaaagctatgaatggatccatGAAAACACTAACTGGCATCGTACCCGGATGGAAGCTGGCTGTGTTATGTGTGGCATTGAGCGCTACACCCGGCTGAGTCCTACACACATTTAGCCTCAGTGTATCTGGCGACGTATGAGGTGGGTTGTGCATATCAATGTAACAACACCCGCGCTTTAGGACGCCTATTGATCTCTCATAATATGTCATCATGCATCATAAGGAGAAATTTTCCCGCAACATTGACAAGAAGCTGAGAAAGCGTTTGGAAGCAAAGAATGAAGCCAAAAATGCAAGCAGAGGAAGTGTGTGGCAACAGTGAGTCTGGTGACGCACCAGCTGACTCAGGCCGCGTCAAAGATAAgaaataagatttcgttcggatttttaaccccggagggttaaccacccaggataacccaagaaagtcagtgcgtcatcgaggactgtctaacttatttccattggggtccttaatcttgtcccccaggatgcgacccacaccagtcgactaacacccaggtacctatttgctgctaggtgaacaggacaataggtgtaaggaaacgtgtcgaaatgtttccacccgccgggaatcgaacccggggtctccgtgtgtgaagcgggagctttagggGTGTACTCAGCGCGAACGAaaaaaattttgccaaaaaattcacaaattgagttaatctatagaaaaatagcttaactctctggcaacacaatggtaccaaattcaaatccaaattcaaagtttattctctataaggattacaatgctgagtttacagaaatttggttattgtgtggtttacatgtagtaaaattgtgattacagagtgtaccactagaacgcttagcatggctaggcatttcgggcatacttagttttattcttaattgtaaaatattacaaattatgaggtaagttggtattatggctaagtgactaaatactagtttgtaagtttagcaatgtgaatccttttgttttagcacagtacatagtttcagtattggagtatcacaggattcattattttaagattgagattaatatttctgtttatggtcaaatgagtgagtgagtgtaagtgtgaaccaccaggtggtattcgtgtagttagttgacggggtgtatcagggagataagatgttttctaatggtagttttgaaggtgatgaatgtgtctgcagttctagagttctcaggtagggtattccagattttagggcctttgacatacattgaatttttgtaaaggtttagtcggacacggggaatgtcgtagagatgtttgtgtctggtgttatgcctgtgagttctgtcacaactatcaagaaagcgttttaggtcaaggttgatattagagtttaaggccctgtagatgtagattgcacagtagtaagtgtggatgtactgaactgggagtaagtttaggtctatgaagagtgggggggggtgttgccagggatgggatttagtgattattcttactgcagctttttgttgggttattattggctttaggtgtgttgctgcagttgatccccaagcacaaatagcataggtgaggtatggataaataagtgagtggtatagtgtgagaagggcattttgcggcacgtagtatcgtatcttggagaggatcccaaccgttttggatacttttttggttatatgctggatatgggtgctgaaattcaggttgttgtcaaggtataagcctaggaattttcccccattatttctggtaattagagtgttgtcaatcttaatgttagtttgtgcatctcctgctctgctaccaaacataatatagtaggttttgtcagtgttaagcgtaagtttattggctgtcatccaagtcgatattttaatcagctcctcattcacaatggtgttgagggtggcaagattagggtgagagatgacataagtcgtgtcatcagcaaagagaatgggtttcaggtgttgggatacgtttggaaggtcattgatgtatatgaggaagagcaggggaccaaggacacttccctgcggaactccagtatcaagtggccgtgttgctgatgctgtgtctttaatggtgacgtactgatacctattagtaatgtaagatttgaaataagcaagcgcatggcctcttataccgtaatgatcaagtttgtggagtaggatgtcgtggtctactgtgtcaaaagcttttcttaggtcaataaaaattcctagtggatattccttattttccaacgctgtgtaaagcagatctagcatttttatgattgcatcattagtgcttttatttttcctgaatccaaattggcaggggttgagtatgttttgagccgttataaatgaatacagtctcctgtgcacgagtttctcaaagattttggatagcaatggtaagttagatattggcctgtagttgtttaagtctgtagggtcaccacctttatgtattggtgtaacccttgccatcttgagtagtttcgggaaggtgctagtctctagtgacttgttaaaaagtaatgaaattgcatgcgagaggacatgggcagaatcattgttctacgacattcctacaaggaattatggtcatttaaaacacCTAGGTTGATGTCACCACCCACGGCAGGTGTGCCCACCTGTCgtcaattttcatttttttattccgtttttttcgtgtatttattgtattattctttctaatagcgaaataaaattagcaaaatcagatgaaccccaactcccaccaacagaaacagcaaacagactcaatgatttcttcactataggacaaaaccttgccaataaaatcccaagctcagataccccaccaaatgactacctcactggcaactacccgaacacactgttcctagctccgactaacccatacgaagtctcccttattatcaacgcactaaaaaacaaggcaggagatttaaataccttaccaccctttatatacaaaaaagtgtcacaagtgctatcaccaatcattgcaacactctttaacaaatccattgaatcctccaccttccctacagtactcaaaatagcaagggtcaccccgatccacaaaggaagagaccaaacagagttgaatatctataggccaatatccaacttgcaccctctctcaaaaatcttcgaaaaattaattcataaacgaatctactcctaccttatctcccaaaacatactcaacccctgccaatttggattcaggcctaataaaaatactaatgatgctattatacacatgctagaacatatatacactgcaatagagaaaaaagaagtcccactggggatcttcattgacttacgtaaagcttttgatacagttgaccatgacttgctccacgtaaaattgtcacactatggtataagagggcactccctcaactacctcaagtcatacctcagcaacagaagccaatatgtgtacgcaaatggggcaaactcttctgcgcaaccaattacagttggtgtcccacagggaagtgtccttggccctcttctctttctcctatacataaatgaccttccaaatgcttcgcaattactcaaacccacactatttgcagatgacactacatacgtcttctctcacccgagcccagtcacgctagccaatactgtaaataccgaattacagaaaatatctacctggatgaggactaacaaacttacactaaacattgacaaaacctacttcattcagtttggtaacagagctacagatgtccctcttaacataatgataaacggatcacctatcacaaagctaacagagggaaaattcttaggaatccaccttgataatagactcaaatttcatacacatatacaacaaatttctaagaaaatttccaagactgtaggcatactatcgaagatacggtactatgttccacagtcagccctcctggccctatatcactctcttatttacccctatctcacctatggaatttgtgcatggggctcaacaacaattaatcatctcagaccactaattacccaacaaaaggctgcagttagaatgataacaaattctcactacaggcagcacactccaccaatattcaatacactaaacctactcaccatactaaACATCCATACATCCCCCAGAGGGGACAGTCGCGCGCgtttgtgctccgtcaaaaactgcgtgtcttgatagCAGTAGAaggaacagaatgcgggaaataagcgtgtgcaaccataaagtgcatatactcctatgaacaaacaaaaaaggaatatcagtgaacgctaaataggaaaatatggattatagtgtcacatagagagtgccggtggagaaacggttaccgtgggaaatagacctgacaagcactagtgaattattgccgggtgtcgacacaagtggaaataaacgaatatcgatctatctatctataagtaatatagtgagtgacaaggatatatatgtgcagtggcatagtgaactaaattgtagacaagagtaatctaaattatccccaagtagagcgtacaatatatagtgtagaaaggggaatatcttacaagcgactggcactagcgaactattgccagaggtccagtgaagtgttaataacggataagtaactactatagtcataagatatgaaacgagtgatggtagcattgaggtgcagggaatcacagcatacataaattgagcatacaaccgttacctctactaaacaggaaataatcttttccttagaagtgtagggggaagttagcgtaggcctaactaagtgaagtgtggcagtgtgggcaagtctgccggctcacacccaccctgcacccaccacccaccctacaccaccacccaccctgcacccaccacccaccctacaccaccacccaccctacaccacaacccaccctgcacccaccacccaccctgcaaccaccacccaccctacaccaccacccaccctgcaccaccacccaccctatacccaccacccaccctgcaccaccacccaccctgcaccaccacccaccacccaccctacacccaccctacaccaccacccacatactgcaaacttggttcgtataaatacatcttgcatattactggcaccagcaagagaaaggtaaagtggaaatcagttttcttccgtggcatacagtgtagtaggatacagacaggatgtcagcacagcatatctgtgggacatgtaaaaaatccttggaaggaaatccagaatcacatgcaacctatgctcttccaaacaccatatctcttgtactagactaaatacagcctcaaaaaattacctcgaactagcaaggtgcttctggttgtgcaataaagatgtagaactttgggcaggtatcagaaaggtactaaggagagtaataaatgataaaaataatcaagaaaacaaggatgacctcttggatagtctaccaaaaatatataaaacatgggagaaagagatagtgtatcaaaaaaatgcagaatgtccataccacaacagatgactcgaaactatctagtcacccacatggtgctaagccagacccatcccccagtcatagcactaatacccacagtgctggtgctggcccaggctcccccaggcatagcaccaataccctcagtgctggtgctggcccagacccagccccaccccccagccccagtgctgacccagacccagcccccagccttactgccagcccagattctcctagggacactacccaaaccaccacaaaaacagtaaatatacaaccatcattgcacaagaccgtggcccacagtacagatgttggagaggagtctcctccttcctctactggggaaagtagatggaatccaggacggggtggccctggcttggatactgaggattatagtgcagtcccagaacctgcagaaattgacaacacacctcccaacaattctcaaccaaaggtgaatttgtgcaaatattatgcttggggcatctgtaagcatggaataacaggggaaaaaatgggacatgcaactttgaccatcccaaaaaatgtagcgacctcctgtctaaaggagtgtgtcgttcttcttcctgtactttctttcacccaaaaatgtgccactcctcggtcctccagaagcagtgttacaacatcgagtgccctgcataccatctaaaagggaccaggaggcacagaccccacaagacaaacaatagtagctacgacaacccaactccaggtgattttttagtggcaggaaacgaaaaaagaaaatggaaggaaataacaaaaatagtccaccaccttggagccttgttggactggaggcgcagccagtggccacccatggccctccagaattacaactactgatgccaataacaaaatccccccaacaaacacagaatacaacctcgttcatatttgctaatatacagggccttaagccatccaccaacaacaaaataccttttatcagtggacttctagtggagtctaatgcaatgtttgcagccttcacagagactcacacaaaagatcactttgacagtgaaatatggataagtggttacaacctttttagatgcgacagaaaaaacaggcaacaaggggggggttggcctgtatgtcaaagagtcccttatctgcacggagttgctgaacaccacaaatgaggtagttgaagttctatcaataaagatcgagaaccaaaacctagtaattgtggttgtatacaagccaccagatgcagcctcccaacagttcaaggaacagctactgaaaatcgattactgtttggaaaaccttccagctccatccccaaacatcttactgcttggtgatttcaacctaaggcatacaaaatggaagaatgtagcaaataatgttatagctgaaacaatccccggaggtagcgcagatgaaaggtcacacacacatgagctactaagtctctgcgaaaaacacaccttaagccagcagatagtggagccaacaagactagaaaacacacttgaccttatcttcacaaataatgaggacctgataagagacataagaatatcaaaaacaactaattccgatcacaatctaatcgaagtccagacgtacatgcataggggtcctgaacagcagaatgcatgtacctgtgaaggtgtcttcacaaaatacaatttcaacaacaagaacatcaactgggaccaggtaaaccatgtcctaaacgaaacatgttgggaagatgtcttaaatgacatggatccaaaccagtgccttgaaaggatcaacttcctggtagccgaagcatgttctaggcatattcccctaagaaagaagaagagcaggagtaaactggagagaaaaagacgctccctctacagaagacgacgaagagtcactgagctcctcaggagtgctagaatatctgatacacgaaaggaggcgctgaccagggaagtggaaactatcgaacttaagctaaatgactcttacaggaaccaggagaggcaggaggagcttaaagctattagtgaaattgaaagaaattcaaaatatttcttttcatatgccaaaaacaaggcaaataccacatctagtatcgggcccttactcagacaggatgggacttacacagacgacaacaaggaaatgagtgaaatattgaaatcccagtacgactctgtgtttagtgaaccactaatcggtctgaggatcgacgacccaaatgatttcttcatgaatgagcctcaaaactccataaatgtatgccagatttccgacattaccctaactccgatagatttcgaaaaagccattgacaacatgcctatgcactcagccct contains:
- the LOC128703847 gene encoding uncharacterized protein, translated to MSFEVWDIREMPITFVVLHRSMKRETSVFGKYDLLYGVALAECYHMLNSAEVRNGMTIERRNRFVRAYITNNFDHHASQIYHAVINEYTQWNHTPQDDEKEVRDQTLQILSDAQITAPVLHMADLHSNINQKSYFYVFNHQSIYGDYPVSQGTVHGEELAYVFGAPLVGGFNHFGLNYTLEEVFLSELVMTQWTNFAKTGNPNLPTPQRYKTPGVNLNWEENMKTMWPAYEKQLQQYLHIDMQVVTKNHYRSHPLALWNHLIPNLIKSTRIMTDQGTLPHLPGATPPTITLVPTMKPTLVIPFTELPTNYPEKEWFQPKKHKSQGEYYPGKHPDDQDLQPSPTHPPTPPPTPQVTAGTPISIVILVGIAILFINCCAMGGVYYQRDKIRHQSRLLKKNLRPRKADDSEERVSETAASSVSKIKSHRKKGSRSDYELSDEIHSDTVSRASAVSREATLKRKHSQASHDSVSKQETPKGSLKSSKSPKSGHRRNKSETSIYSEIGKTAEVDIHAEATGASRSPHRKNPTVKFITMSANLPPKALTKSTTSISSKASIKSNTSHASVKSTASRSSVKSTSSENRLKKNASCQSLPTAEYTWGITPEMTMSERDDPDGRDDQRGPADRQQTFAALQKFNYPKVLPQPREGIHAATLPKMRPPPPPRSTSLTARDIQEFENRIRVVYRKKRIPRRDVSTDSCDLSAVDNIYLIGADAVPPSSMYGAPAATATVSRSRPRKNDGATDYGHTGTSAEFVRSGPLGEYGRSAIAADYGTSVGAVDYGCQGVGPLYGGYATYEPTYAYKDNNVLSSPKTPTSPQPGEQTKSFGSYGEPRVPRGPLATFGKTSNHSPGDGAAKPEQGRSRPTYESTATYTPVPNSAAVVTAAAQTALATATAPAFVGASNSTRSAPRSPVSPAPAPAATHTVAVRQQYSTTSGSDTGTVYEQSENTGTIKRKKSIKKDSVTKPVVAQDPEKSYDKPLKGVLKQTSAYDKPKPLMAKAPGASPSPSASSLSSSGTSIEVGSSASEAPHSPILKTQEPHQKTQEYLQKTHDDLQKNHEPLQKTLQKTSSMKKGTRVATPGIRRKNKSDNQTSKPMQTDSTN